ATCTAAGGTTACCGTTTCGCGTTTCAATTTCTTATTGAAATTCTGAGGAGTCTGGCCAATACGTCTAGCAAGTTCGGAAACACTTATATTCATTTGCTCACACAGTTCTTTAATCATTTCTGCCGTAGTCATACAGCACCTCCAAGTTTACGCTAAGAATATTATAAACCATTTGGTTGATAAACACAATAGTTATTAAAATATTATTATAATCAGCAAGCAAAACAAAACCCACAACTCTACTTCAGAGTCATGGGCTATTTACTTCTGATTTTCATATTTCAATTTCAATACCAGATTTAAAGGATATGACGAAGTGTTCTTCATAGACTGTAACGCTCTGGATTATCTTCCTTACAAGCTTATCATCGTATTCTAAGGTACGGAATTTGTTCTTGCGGATAAATTCAATCAGCTCATTGATTCGCTCGTTCTCGCCACTGAGGGAGGCATCTTCTACTAAAAGGAGCTGTCGCTTGTCTCTCAGCTCATCAATCTCATCTGCTAGATGTTCATAATCTTGACCCTTATTAGCCAGCTTGATGAGTTCTTTTTGCTTTTCCTCCAGTAAGTTGTTAATCTCTGAAATTTGGTATTCTGTCGTTTCACCAATCACCGCATGAATATTTTCTTCCAGTGTCTTTATCATATTGTTGCCACCTGCAAGCAGTTTATTAATTGCAGTCATTACAGCATCATAGAGTTCATCTTCTTTTACGGTTCGGTTCTTACATACCTCAGGACCCTGCTCGATTCTAGTCACACATCGCCAGACAAATTCTTTTCTGCCATGAATATTCCAATAGGTTCTCCTATAAATATCGCCACAATCTCCACAGAAGGTGATGGCACTTAAAGCGTACTTGCTACTATAAATTCGTTTGTTCTTGCCTGCTCCCGTGTAGATATTGCTTCTTCGATGAATTTCCTCCTGAACTTGCAAGTATAATTCTTTGGGAATAATCGATTCATGGCTATTTTCAACATAATATTGGGGAACATGCCCTTCATTTTTCACTCGTTTCTTGGTCAGAAAATCTACTGTGACAGTCTTTTGCAGAAGGGCATCTCCGATGTATTTTTCGTTTTGAAGTATCTTCTTAACTGATTCTGGTCGCCATCTTGGTTTTCCCGCTGCTGTTAAAATACCATCCTTTTCAAGGGCTCGACCAATGCCCACTAGACTCTGACCTTCAAGGTATTCTCGGTAGATGCGTTTGATAATCTCAGCTTCTTCGGGAACAATGATTAAATTTCCATCTTCATCTTTGGTGTAGCCCATAAATCGCTTATGGTTGACCTGCACCTTTCCTTGTTGGTATCGGTACTGTAGCCCAAGCTTAACGTTTTGTGAAAGGCTCTGGCTTTCCTGTTGTGCCAAAGATGCCATAATAGTCAGCAAAACCTCACCTTTGGCATCCATGGTGTTGATGTTCTCTTTTTCAAAATAAACGGATATGTTCTTATCCTTGAGCTGTCTAATATATTGAAGGCAGTCTAGGGTGTTACGTGCAAATCGGCTGATGGATTTAGTAATAACCATGTCGATGTTACCATCCATACACTCTGCAATCATACGATTAAATTCGTCACGCTTTTTAGTGTTTGTACCGGAGATACCATCATCTGCAAAGATGCCAGCAAACTCCCATTCATTATTTTTCTTTATAAACTCTGTATAGTGTGCGACCTGAACCTCATAGCTAGAATTTTGTTCTTCTGTTTCTGTAGAAACACGGCAATAGGCAGCAACACGAAGTTTCTTTATCTTTTCTTTTGCGGCTGTACTTCCTACTCTTTTACGAGCAGGAATAACCATTATATTTTTCTCTGTCACTTTATTCCTCGCTTTCTATCAGACTGTATAAGTATTCTGCTCGTTCAAAAGGATCAACTGGCATCTTATTATCTGCCTTTCTCATTTTAAATCGTTCTTTGGGAGGGGGAGAGGTGAAAGCGGCAAGCTCTACCACTCGTCCTAAATCCTTTGCACGTTTATCTCTAACTTCTTCAGCTTTATCAAATATCTCTTTATCAATGATTGCTGGATACGTATCATTTCCAAGGTAGTTGACGTTTTTCAAAATGCGTCCCATCACAGAGTGTGTCTTATCAATACCTGCCTGTTCGCCAGCCACTGTAAGGGATAGTCCTGATATGTATTTCTCAAAGAATACCTTTACTTGACCTGCTGCCTTTTCATCGACAGTAACCTCTCCATCTTGAATTTTGTATCCATATGGAATATATGCCATTTATCTCACCACCTTTTCTTTCAGGGAAAGACCGCATTTCAAATTGAATGTCAGCTCATCCCTGGAATTAACAATGATGTTCTCTACAAATTCTTCAAATAATTCTTCTGTGTAGTCACCATTAAAATTATCTGCTGACACGTAATCAATGAGGTCCTTTATATCGTTTGCTCGTAAAACCCCACTCGTAGAGTTCGTTACCAGGTTTGTTTTTTCGGTAGTAAGATTTTTAATCTCACTATCTATAACATTCCGTTCCTGATTAAAAAGAGCTGGCTCAAGGAAACCTTTGGCCATCAGTGTAATAAGGGTGTTGCGTTCTTCCATGAGTTGTTCCATTCGCTTATCAATAGCATCCATTCTTTCACGGTCGCTTTCTTCATCGATTTGGCTAATTGATTTGAAAAGTGGTTCTAAGATTAGCTTATGACTGAAAGCAAGTTTATTCATCATGGTTGTAAATGTGGCTTTGATTTCCCCATCTCGCAAGAACAACATGGAGCAACTCTCTTTGTCTTCGATATGACCGATGCAACTCCAAGCAATGTAACTCCTACCAGCTGAGTAGTTTGTCTTTCTCCTAAAATTGCGACCACACTCTCCACAGACAATCTTGCCACTTAAAGCATATCGATTAAGATAAACGTTCTTTTTCACGCCCTTACACTTCATCTTGGCTCTTTCATCAATGAGATCTTGTGCCTTAGCAAAGTCTTCTCTACTTATAATAGGTTCATGATTGTCCTTGTAATAGTACTGGTCTTTTTCACCTGTATTCGAATGGCGGTTGTAGTTACTATCAGTGTAGGTCTTTTGTAACAAAACATCTCCCATGTATTTTTCGTTTCGGAGCATGTCTATCACCGTGCCTGCATTCCAGTGATTACCTCTTCTTGCTGGGATTTTGTCTTTGTTCAAACCTCTTGCTATAGTACCTCCACCTTTCCCTGAAAGGCACTCAGCAAAAATACGTTTGATGATTTCTGCTTCTTCTGGGACGATTACCATTTCACCATCTATATTGGTGTAGCCGTAGGGCGGAGTACCAACATAACTGCCATTTTGAAATCTCTTTTGAATGGACCATGTTGAGTTTTGTGAAATAGATGCAGACTCTTCTGCAGCAAATCCTGAAAGAATAGAAAGCATCAGCTCACTTTCCATATCACCCGTATTTAGATTCTCTTTTTCAAAATAAATGTAAACACCGATATCAATCAGCTTTCTTACTAACTCTAGGCAATCTACTGTATTACGAGCAAAGCGGCTGATTGATTTGGTGATAATAAAATCTATCCGACCTTGCTTACAATCTCGTATCATGCGGAGCAGTTCAGTCCGTTTCTCCATCTTGGTGCCGGAGATCCCTTCGTCATAATAAAGACCAGCAAACTCCCATTCAGGATTAGACTTAATATAGCGCTCATAGTGTTCACGCTGTGCTTTAAGGCTTTCAAGCTGTTCATCACTATCGGTTGAGACCCTGGCATAGGCGGCAACCCTAAGTTTCGTATTAGGTAGTTGTCCTTGGGGCAGTTCATCTATTTTTGTTATCTTTTTCATCATCTCACCTCGCTTTCATCCATTACATATATCACTCTAAAAGCCACTAATAGCAAGGTTTTTAGGACATAATCTTGGCTAGTCGAGGGGAGAATTTCTCTCGGTTTAATGCTGATATTTTGTGTAATTCATCCGCTGTAATTTTGCCTTCTTTATAAAGCATTTTGATAATGCTCTCCGCC
This genomic stretch from Culicoidibacter larvae harbors:
- a CDS encoding helix-turn-helix domain-containing protein, which encodes MTTAEMIKELCEQMNISVSELARRIGQTPQNFNKKLKRETVTLDELKAIADVLGVKFEQAFILPDGNEIKTGNE
- a CDS encoding recombinase family protein; amino-acid sequence: MTEKNIMVIPARKRVGSTAAKEKIKKLRVAAYCRVSTETEEQNSSYEVQVAHYTEFIKKNNEWEFAGIFADDGISGTNTKKRDEFNRMIAECMDGNIDMVITKSISRFARNTLDCLQYIRQLKDKNISVYFEKENINTMDAKGEVLLTIMASLAQQESQSLSQNVKLGLQYRYQQGKVQVNHKRFMGYTKDEDGNLIIVPEEAEIIKRIYREYLEGQSLVGIGRALEKDGILTAAGKPRWRPESVKKILQNEKYIGDALLQKTVTVDFLTKKRVKNEGHVPQYYVENSHESIIPKELYLQVQEEIHRRSNIYTGAGKNKRIYSSKYALSAITFCGDCGDIYRRTYWNIHGRKEFVWRCVTRIEQGPEVCKNRTVKEDELYDAVMTAINKLLAGGNNMIKTLEENIHAVIGETTEYQISEINNLLEEKQKELIKLANKGQDYEHLADEIDELRDKRQLLLVEDASLSGENERINELIEFIRKNKFRTLEYDDKLVRKIIQSVTVYEEHFVISFKSGIEIEI
- a CDS encoding recombinase, which encodes MAYIPYGYKIQDGEVTVDEKAAGQVKVFFEKYISGLSLTVAGEQAGIDKTHSVMGRILKNVNYLGNDTYPAIIDKEIFDKAEEVRDKRAKDLGRVVELAAFTSPPPKERFKMRKADNKMPVDPFERAEYLYSLIESEE
- a CDS encoding recombinase family protein; amino-acid sequence: MKKITKIDELPQGQLPNTKLRVAAYARVSTDSDEQLESLKAQREHYERYIKSNPEWEFAGLYYDEGISGTKMEKRTELLRMIRDCKQGRIDFIITKSISRFARNTVDCLELVRKLIDIGVYIYFEKENLNTGDMESELMLSILSGFAAEESASISQNSTWSIQKRFQNGSYVGTPPYGYTNIDGEMVIVPEEAEIIKRIFAECLSGKGGGTIARGLNKDKIPARRGNHWNAGTVIDMLRNEKYMGDVLLQKTYTDSNYNRHSNTGEKDQYYYKDNHEPIISREDFAKAQDLIDERAKMKCKGVKKNVYLNRYALSGKIVCGECGRNFRRKTNYSAGRSYIAWSCIGHIEDKESCSMLFLRDGEIKATFTTMMNKLAFSHKLILEPLFKSISQIDEESDRERMDAIDKRMEQLMEERNTLITLMAKGFLEPALFNQERNVIDSEIKNLTTEKTNLVTNSTSGVLRANDIKDLIDYVSADNFNGDYTEELFEEFVENIIVNSRDELTFNLKCGLSLKEKVVR
- a CDS encoding SHOCT domain-containing protein, coding for MNIFEVKDGCPTIKGKAEQMTTEDLQREYDFHMAESIIKMLYKEGKITADELHKISALNREKFSPRLAKIMS